CGTAAGTATCTTCTTGTACAATTTTATATTCAACTCCAATACCTTCTAAATACTCAGGTAAAATATGTTCAGGAAATTCAGGCTGTTTTTGATCTAAATTCACCGCCACAATATCAAAATGGATCGGTGCATTAATGCGGAGGTTTAATAAAATATCCAGCAAGGTATAGCTGTCTTTTCCACCAGATAGACATACCATTACTTTATCACCCTCTTCAATCATATTAAAATCGGCGATTGCATTTCCCACATTACGGCGAAGGCGTTTTTGTAATTTATTAAAATTATAGGTTTGTTTTTTATTTGCTTGATTGCTCATTGGTTTGATTTTCTCGTACTCTTTCTGCTAAAAAATAAAATATGGTGGATCATAATCTGAGAGCGTTAAATTTGCAAAGAAGTTATGCCATTTGTCGCTAATTTATTCCATAATATATTCAATAAGTTAATTGATGGCTGATACTCTGCTATTTTGGCAGTAAACAACTCTTCATTAAAATGGATTAAATTCAGATAATGGGTTAAAAAGTCTTTCTTTTGTTCGATAGTAAGGTTGTTACCATAAAAAAATAATGCAATATCTAAAGCAGGGTCAGACACGGCGGTATATTCCCAATCAATCAAAAATAATTGATTGTTGCTTTCTACAAAATTAGCTAAATGTAAATCGTGATGACAAATACTCTGACTAAAAGGTTTGATAGGTTGCAAAACAGATAAATCAATGTGTTGCTGCTCTGTGACAGGAAGTTGATAATATAAAAAATAGCAACGCTCAATAATATCTAAATGTGCAAAATGTTGTGACAATGTGACCGCTTGTGAACCATCAAATTGATGTAATTTTACTAAATTTACTGCTAATTTTTTTAATAAACTATCTGAATATTGCGTAGGAATTTTGCCATCAATATAACTCAGAATAAAATGTGGAGCATCACAATAAATCACCTTAGGTGCAATATTAAGTGGTGAAATTGCGGTTAAAATTTGCGATTCCAAAGCATAATTAATGCCTAACTTTGTGGCTCTATCAGTTTGGGTATGTATGATATATCGTTGATGGTTTTCAAGTTCAATAATTTGACTACAAGCAGTAAGATTTGCAAAATTTGTCACAAATCGTACCGCTTGTTTAAAATAATTATTCAGCCATAATTGCTGTTCCATCAATGGGTTACCCTAGATTCCTTTGGTATCATTTTCACGTAAGTAAATACGATAATTGACACTAGCTAATGTTGGTTTTTTAAGTTTAATCACTGATGTTTGTTTTGGCATTAATCGTAAAGATCGCCATTTTACATTAGATTGTTGTGTCGTTCCCTGTTCACCATACCAAAATACCTTATACAGTATCCCAAGTGGTTCAGCCGTCTTATTTTTAACTAACACGCTCTCTAAATTAGATTCTACCTCAATATATTGCGATAATCTCTCTTCAATATTAATTAAAGGTGTCTCACTACTCAGTGATGTATCACTCGCCTTATTGACACAGCCACTCAATAGGATAACTGTCGTAACATACACTATGATTTTGACGAATTGCGTTAATCTCATAATATATTCAACCTATTTTGATAACATTTTACCTAAAGGTTCACCGCCAACAAGATGCATATGAATATGAAATACTTCTTGTCCACCGTGCTGATTACAATTCATAATTAAGCGGTATCCATCCTCTGAAATACCTTCTTGCTTCGCAATTTTAGCCGCTGTTGTAATTAAACGTCCTAATACTTTTTCATCTTCTGTTGTAACGTGATTAACCGTAGGAATAAACTTATTCGGAATAATCAAAATATGCGTTTTTGCTTGAGGTGAAATATCTCTAAATGCAGTAACCAAGTCATCTTGATATACAATATCAGCAGGTATTTCTTTACCGATAATTTTACTAAAAATTGTTTCTTGATATTCTTTTGTCATTTTATGTTCCTTTTAAGCTGTTAGTGTATGCTACATTGTATCATAGGAAAATATAAAGTTAGCAAGTAATTCTTGTCTAAAAAAACAACTGCGCTGTAAATATACACAAAACCCCTACTTTTTTTATTGACAATCATTTTTACTTACACTAGAGTGAAAGAGCGTTTTATTTTATTACATTCAAGGAGAAAAAATGAAAAATAAATTGCTCTTAACCAGTTTACTTATTGGTAGCCTATTTAGTCCATTAAGTTATGCCAAATTTAAAGTAGTAACCACTTTTACGGTTATTCAAGATATGGCTCAAAATGTAGCAGGAGATAGTGCTACTGTCGTTTCAATTACCAAACCTAATGCTGATATTCACGGCTATCAACCAACCCCTAAAGACATTGTGAAAGCACAAGATGCAAATCTTATCTTATGGAATGGTCTATATTTAGAAAAATGGTTTGAAAAATTCCTTCACGATATTGGTGATTTACCTAATGTGGTAATTACAGACGGTATCGAACCTATGGATATTTATGAAGGCGAATATAAAGGAAGACCAAATCCACACACTTGGATGTCCCCAAAAAATGCTGAAGTTTATATTGAAAATATTAAAAATGCGTTTGTAAAATACGATCCAGACAATGCCAAAAATTATGAAAAAAATGCGAAAGCGTATCTAGAAAAAATTAGACAGCTTGATGCACCATTACGAGCTAAATTATCACAAGTACCTGAATCTCAACGCTGGCTAGCAACAAGTGAAGGAGCCTTTAGCTACTTAGCAAGGGATTATGGATATAAAGAAGCTTACATTTGGCCAATCAATTCAGAACAACAAGGTTCTCCAGATCAAGTAAAAAACTTAATTGATAAAGTACGTAAACACAATATTCCAGTTGTATTTAGTGAAAGTACTATTTCACCAAAACCTGCCAAACAAGTTGCCAAAGAAAATGGTGCTAAATATGGTGGCGTTCTGTATGTAGATTCACTTTCTAATCCGAATGGTCCAGTCCCAACTTATATTGATTTATTAAAAACAACGGTGACGACTATTGTAGAAGGATTTGAAAAATAAGATGAAAACTACTCTTCCCTCTATTGCAGTTGATAATATTGCCGTTCGTTACAATAACGGACACACTGCCATTTATGATGTTTCTTTCCAACTAGAAGGTGGAACAACCTGCGCACTAGTAGGTGCTAATGGTAGTGGAAAATCAACTTTATTTAAAAGTTTGATGGGGCTAGTTACCCCACAACAAGGTACGGTTAGCCTATGTAATTTACCTATCAATGACGCATTAAAACAAAACTTAATTGCTTAT
This DNA window, taken from Pasteurella skyensis, encodes the following:
- the hinT gene encoding purine nucleoside phosphoramidase; the protein is MTKEYQETIFSKIIGKEIPADIVYQDDLVTAFRDISPQAKTHILIIPNKFIPTVNHVTTEDEKVLGRLITTAAKIAKQEGISEDGYRLIMNCNQHGGQEVFHIHMHLVGGEPLGKMLSK
- a CDS encoding DUF1425 domain-containing protein, whose amino-acid sequence is MRLTQFVKIIVYVTTVILLSGCVNKASDTSLSSETPLINIEERLSQYIEVESNLESVLVKNKTAEPLGILYKVFWYGEQGTTQQSNVKWRSLRLMPKQTSVIKLKKPTLASVNYRIYLRENDTKGI
- a CDS encoding phosphotransferase; protein product: MEQQLWLNNYFKQAVRFVTNFANLTACSQIIELENHQRYIIHTQTDRATKLGINYALESQILTAISPLNIAPKVIYCDAPHFILSYIDGKIPTQYSDSLLKKLAVNLVKLHQFDGSQAVTLSQHFAHLDIIERCYFLYYQLPVTEQQHIDLSVLQPIKPFSQSICHHDLHLANFVESNNQLFLIDWEYTAVSDPALDIALFFYGNNLTIEQKKDFLTHYLNLIHFNEELFTAKIAEYQPSINLLNILWNKLATNGITSLQI
- a CDS encoding metal ABC transporter substrate-binding protein, which gives rise to MKNKLLLTSLLIGSLFSPLSYAKFKVVTTFTVIQDMAQNVAGDSATVVSITKPNADIHGYQPTPKDIVKAQDANLILWNGLYLEKWFEKFLHDIGDLPNVVITDGIEPMDIYEGEYKGRPNPHTWMSPKNAEVYIENIKNAFVKYDPDNAKNYEKNAKAYLEKIRQLDAPLRAKLSQVPESQRWLATSEGAFSYLARDYGYKEAYIWPINSEQQGSPDQVKNLIDKVRKHNIPVVFSESTISPKPAKQVAKENGAKYGGVLYVDSLSNPNGPVPTYIDLLKTTVTTIVEGFEK